The Syntrophales bacterium genome contains a region encoding:
- a CDS encoding phosphoserine transaminase: MTNPNFGSGPCSKRPGWNLDALKDAAVGRSHRSTLGKGKLQDAINETRKILEIPDHYLLGIMPASDTGAFEAAMWSLLGTRAVTVLVWESFSEGWATDVAKQLKLSPTVIRADYGKIPALATVNWENDVIFVANGTTSGVKIPNWDWIPSDRKGLSFCDATSAAFAMPIQWDKVDVLTFSWQKCLGGEAAHGMLALSPRAVERLESYDPPWPLPKIFRMKKGGKINQTIFEASTINTPSLLCVEDYLDALKWAGKIGLAGLIKRSRENFQIVEKWSAANDWIAFLAEAPETRSTTSVCLSVVSPQVQALPLAEQAKFLKEISSEMAKRKAAYDMNSYKDAPPGFRLWCGPTIEPADISFALAELEKVYREKIAGL, translated from the coding sequence ATGACAAATCCTAATTTCGGCTCCGGCCCCTGCAGCAAGAGGCCGGGATGGAACCTCGACGCCCTGAAGGACGCGGCAGTGGGCCGTTCCCACCGCTCCACGCTGGGCAAGGGAAAACTTCAAGACGCCATCAACGAAACACGAAAAATCCTTGAAATCCCTGATCATTATCTTCTGGGAATAATGCCGGCATCGGACACCGGGGCTTTTGAGGCCGCCATGTGGAGCCTGCTGGGAACACGGGCGGTAACCGTTCTGGTCTGGGAGAGTTTTTCCGAGGGCTGGGCGACCGACGTCGCCAAACAGTTAAAACTGAGCCCGACGGTAATCCGGGCGGACTACGGGAAAATCCCCGCTCTTGCCACCGTCAACTGGGAGAACGATGTAATCTTTGTCGCCAACGGCACCACTAGCGGCGTCAAAATTCCGAATTGGGACTGGATACCGTCCGACCGCAAGGGACTTTCCTTCTGTGACGCGACAAGCGCCGCCTTCGCGATGCCGATACAATGGGACAAGGTGGATGTCCTGACCTTTTCCTGGCAGAAATGTCTGGGCGGCGAAGCTGCGCATGGCATGCTGGCGCTAAGCCCCCGCGCTGTTGAAAGGCTTGAATCTTATGATCCTCCCTGGCCGCTTCCCAAAATATTCCGGATGAAAAAAGGTGGAAAAATAAACCAGACGATCTTCGAGGCCAGCACGATCAATACCCCGTCGCTTCTGTGCGTCGAAGATTACCTCGACGCCCTGAAATGGGCCGGAAAAATCGGCCTGGCCGGGTTGATCAAGCGGAGCAGGGAAAATTTCCAGATCGTAGAAAAATGGTCGGCAGCCAACGACTGGATTGCCTTTCTGGCCGAAGCGCCCGAGACGCGTTCCACCACATCTGTTTGCCTTTCTGTTGTGAGCCCGCAAGTGCAGGCCCTTCCCCTGGCAGAGCAGGCCAAATTCCTCAAAGAGATATCGTCGGAGATGGCGAAGAGAAAAGCCGCCTACGACATGAACTCCTACAAGGACGCCCCTCCGGGCTTCCGTCTATGGTGCGGCCCCACCATTGAACCGGCGGATATAAGCTTCGCCCTGGCTGAGCTGGAAAAGGTTTACCGGGAAAAAATTGCCGGGTTATAA
- a CDS encoding peptidylprolyl isomerase: MTEQLLGATIKTTKGDIQIKFFPVEAPLTVLNFINLAARGFYDGLAFHRVIPDFMIQGGCPLGTGTGGPGYRFPDEFSPSLKHDKPGILSMANAGPGTNGSQFFITHVPTPWLNNKHTIFGEVAGADNQNVVNSIGVGDKIVSIEISGDYSGLAETNKQQLEGWNSILDAKKK; this comes from the coding sequence ATGACAGAACAGCTTTTAGGGGCAACTATTAAAACGACCAAGGGGGATATCCAAATTAAATTCTTTCCCGTCGAGGCGCCGCTCACGGTCCTCAATTTTATCAACCTTGCGGCACGGGGCTTTTATGACGGGCTTGCCTTCCATCGGGTCATTCCTGATTTCATGATTCAGGGCGGTTGCCCGCTGGGGACGGGCACCGGCGGTCCCGGCTACCGTTTTCCGGACGAGTTTTCGCCAAGTCTCAAACATGACAAACCGGGCATCCTCTCAATGGCCAATGCCGGTCCTGGCACCAACGGCAGCCAGTTTTTCATCACCCATGTTCCGACCCCCTGGCTGAACAACAAACACACCATCTTTGGCGAGGTTGCCGGAGCGGATAATCAAAACGTTGTAAACAGCATTGGCGTCGGCGACAAAATCGTTTCGATAGAGATCAGCGGCGACTACTCTGGATTGGCCGAAACAAACAAGCAGCAGCTTGAGGGCTGGAACTCTATCCTGGACGCAAAGAAAAAATAA
- the serA gene encoding phosphoglycerate dehydrogenase — MKNVLISDNLSPEGLEILKCNKGIEFDFRTKMTPEELKAVIGNYDALIIRSATKVTAEVMELAGRLKVIGRAGIGLDNVDIPEASKRGIIVMNTPGGNSVTTGEHAIAMMLALNRKIPQATASMKAGKWEKSKFTGRELLNKTLGIVGIGRVGGIVADRALGLKMRVIAYDPFISPEAAEKMGITLASLDEIFTTADFISVHTPMTKETRGVINAEAFKKMKKEACVINCARGGIIDEKDLYEALVAGRIAGAALDVFEEEPTKNMALISLENVICTPHLGASTDEAQINVAVAIAKQICAYLTTGEINGAVNFPAVSAEILTVIQPYLTLAEKLGKFEAQLVSGAIEEVDIEYNGEILNYNVAPITISLLKGLLTPILNESVNFINAPFIAKERGIRVVESKSNEVKDYTSMISVTVKTAKEEAFAAGAIFGRNEPRIVRINKFTVEVIPEGRLFVVYNNDKPGVIGNIGTILSQSGVNISHLNLSREQIDGRAMVILGTDSVVLPDVVDKLRNLPNILSVNELEM; from the coding sequence ATGAAAAATGTCCTAATCAGTGATAATCTGTCACCGGAAGGGTTGGAAATATTAAAATGCAACAAAGGGATAGAGTTTGATTTTCGAACAAAAATGACCCCGGAGGAATTGAAGGCCGTCATCGGCAATTACGATGCGCTGATAATTCGCAGTGCGACCAAGGTTACCGCTGAGGTCATGGAGCTCGCCGGCCGGCTGAAGGTCATCGGCCGGGCAGGAATCGGGCTTGACAATGTAGATATCCCCGAGGCCAGCAAACGGGGAATCATCGTTATGAACACCCCTGGCGGCAACTCCGTTACAACAGGCGAGCATGCAATCGCGATGATGCTTGCCCTCAACAGAAAGATTCCCCAGGCGACAGCCTCCATGAAGGCCGGGAAATGGGAAAAGAGCAAGTTTACCGGCAGAGAGCTTCTCAACAAGACACTCGGAATAGTCGGAATTGGTCGTGTCGGAGGAATCGTTGCCGACCGCGCCCTGGGACTCAAGATGAGGGTTATCGCCTACGACCCGTTTATCTCGCCGGAAGCAGCGGAAAAAATGGGCATCACGCTCGCGTCCTTAGACGAGATATTCACAACGGCCGATTTCATCTCCGTTCACACCCCCATGACCAAGGAAACCCGCGGGGTAATTAACGCCGAGGCCTTCAAGAAGATGAAAAAAGAAGCCTGTGTCATAAACTGCGCCCGCGGCGGAATTATCGACGAAAAAGATCTCTACGAAGCGCTTGTTGCCGGACGCATTGCCGGCGCCGCCCTTGACGTATTCGAAGAGGAGCCGACAAAAAACATGGCGCTCATTTCCCTGGAGAACGTAATCTGCACTCCCCACCTGGGGGCCTCAACCGATGAGGCACAGATCAACGTCGCAGTGGCCATCGCCAAACAGATCTGCGCCTATCTTACAACCGGCGAAATCAACGGCGCAGTTAATTTCCCGGCGGTAAGCGCGGAGATCCTCACGGTCATTCAGCCCTATCTCACGCTGGCGGAGAAACTGGGGAAATTTGAGGCGCAGCTCGTATCCGGGGCGATCGAGGAAGTAGACATCGAATACAACGGAGAGATCCTGAACTACAACGTGGCGCCAATCACCATCTCCCTACTGAAGGGACTTCTGACCCCCATCCTGAACGAAAGCGTAAATTTCATAAATGCGCCGTTTATCGCCAAGGAACGGGGAATACGCGTTGTCGAGTCCAAAAGCAATGAGGTGAAAGACTATACCAGCATGATCTCCGTTACCGTAAAGACGGCAAAGGAAGAAGCATTCGCGGCAGGCGCCATTTTCGGAAGGAATGAACCGCGCATCGTCCGCATTAACAAATTTACCGTCGAAGTCATTCCTGAAGGCAGGCTGTTTGTAGTTTACAACAACGATAAACCGGGGGTAATCGGCAATATCGGCACTATCCTCAGTCAAAGCGGCGTCAATATTTCCCACCTCAACCTGAGCCGGGAACAGATCGATGGCCGGGCAATGGTAATACTTGGGACCGACAGCGTTGTCTTGCCGGATGTTGTTGATAAGCTGCGAAATCTGCCCAACATTTTGTCCGTAAACGAGCTGGAGATGTAA
- a CDS encoding NUDIX hydrolase — protein sequence MRVRVSAVFERGGEILCMKYMYGGKDVFALPGGGVDQDAPLKTTLIKEWKEELGIKVDIGGVIMVGEAPVTKRHPQTLHIIFEAFEIYGTPKVRPDNTSSLGIAWVAVEKINQCAIYPDVGKKLYDFLMKEPKTALEFIDNCMERGFW from the coding sequence ATGAGGGTGCGTGTATCGGCTGTATTTGAAAGGGGCGGTGAGATTCTCTGTATGAAATACATGTACGGAGGCAAGGATGTTTTTGCACTGCCGGGCGGCGGCGTAGATCAGGACGCTCCGCTGAAGACAACGCTGATTAAAGAGTGGAAGGAAGAACTGGGCATCAAGGTGGATATCGGGGGGGTCATAATGGTGGGCGAGGCGCCCGTAACAAAGCGGCATCCCCAGACCCTGCATATCATTTTTGAGGCCTTTGAGATTTACGGCACTCCTAAAGTGAGGCCGGACAATACCAGTTCCCTCGGCATCGCCTGGGTTGCTGTCGAGAAAATCAACCAGTGTGCGATTTACCCTGATGTGGGAAAAAAACTCTATGATTTCCTGATGAAAGAACCGAAAACCGCTCTGGAATTCATCGATAACTGCATGGAGCGTGGCTTCTGGTAG
- the radA gene encoding DNA repair protein RadA — MKTEITVNKKIKTVFFCSNCGQQAPKWLGRCPTCGEWNTFVEEELQSDSACKTSEFRLNGVPQSIEAIEAKDGERLLTGIAELDRVLGGGIVGGSAVLIGGDPGIGKSTLLLQVLEKLAEKGLPVLYVSGEESARQIKLRGKRLGAAAKDLLILVEVELESILARLSEVKPAVAVIDSIQTIYSTAFSSAPGSVGQVREAAGKLILFAKKTGIPIFLVGHVTKDGSIAGPKILEHMVDTVLYFEGDSGHAYRIVRCIKNRFGPTHEIGVFEMRDTGLAEVANPSAFFLAERPEGVAGSIVVPSMEGSRPILVEVQSLVSATSFGMPRRTAIGVDHNRVSLLTAVMDKICGIHVANSDIFLNVAGGVKIDETATDLGIVAAIASSFLNRPIAAGTVVFGEVGLTGEIRGVSQTEFRIKEAARMGFKRCIFPGNRQPEVMSSDKSRIGIELIPIRSLGELIESIF, encoded by the coding sequence GTGAAAACAGAGATTACCGTTAATAAAAAAATTAAGACTGTGTTTTTCTGCAGCAACTGCGGACAGCAGGCCCCCAAATGGCTGGGTCGCTGTCCCACTTGCGGCGAGTGGAACACCTTTGTCGAGGAGGAGCTGCAAAGCGATTCCGCTTGCAAAACTTCTGAATTCCGCTTGAACGGTGTTCCCCAATCCATTGAGGCGATTGAAGCGAAAGATGGGGAGCGTCTGCTGACGGGAATCGCCGAATTGGACCGGGTTTTGGGAGGCGGCATTGTCGGCGGCTCGGCGGTTCTGATTGGCGGTGATCCGGGAATTGGAAAATCTACGCTCCTTTTGCAGGTTCTGGAGAAGCTGGCAGAAAAAGGGCTGCCGGTTCTCTACGTCTCCGGCGAGGAATCGGCCCGCCAGATAAAGCTTCGGGGAAAACGTCTTGGGGCAGCGGCCAAGGATCTTTTGATCCTGGTTGAGGTAGAATTAGAGAGCATTCTGGCCCGTCTGTCTGAGGTAAAACCGGCGGTGGCCGTCATCGATTCGATACAAACCATCTATTCGACAGCTTTTTCTTCTGCGCCGGGAAGTGTCGGGCAGGTGCGCGAGGCGGCCGGTAAACTGATTCTCTTCGCCAAAAAAACAGGCATCCCGATTTTTCTTGTCGGTCATGTAACGAAGGACGGTTCAATTGCCGGTCCCAAAATTCTCGAACACATGGTTGATACGGTGCTCTATTTTGAAGGCGATTCCGGTCACGCCTATCGCATTGTCCGGTGCATAAAAAATCGCTTCGGGCCCACCCATGAAATCGGGGTGTTCGAGATGCGGGACACCGGCCTGGCCGAGGTTGCCAACCCATCGGCCTTTTTTCTCGCCGAACGTCCCGAGGGGGTGGCGGGATCGATTGTCGTCCCGAGCATGGAGGGAAGCCGGCCGATTTTGGTTGAGGTGCAGTCGCTGGTCAGTGCGACCAGCTTCGGAATGCCGAGAAGAACGGCGATCGGTGTTGATCATAACCGGGTTTCGCTGCTTACGGCGGTGATGGACAAGATCTGCGGGATCCATGTTGCCAACAGCGACATTTTTCTCAATGTGGCAGGCGGGGTAAAAATTGACGAGACAGCGACGGATTTGGGGATTGTCGCGGCGATTGCCTCCAGTTTTCTCAATAGGCCCATTGCGGCAGGCACCGTTGTTTTTGGAGAGGTTGGCCTGACCGGGGAAATTCGCGGGGTTTCGCAGACTGAATTTCGGATAAAAGAGGCCGCCCGCATGGGATTTAAACGGTGTATTTTTCCGGGAAACAGGCAACCCGAGGTGATGTCGTCAGATAAATCGAGGATTGGCATTGAACTCATTCCGATCCGTTCGCTGGGCGAGCTGATAGAAAGTATTTTTTGA
- a CDS encoding nitrous oxide-stimulated promoter family protein, with translation MKSLDKEVKTVKLMIGLYCRGQHGAKEPCESCRELAGYAEARIRGCRYGEKKPACSQCPIHCYKKEMRGRITEVMRFAGPRMTWRHPLLAIQHLAGRKGSYER, from the coding sequence ATGAAATCGCTTGATAAAGAGGTAAAGACCGTAAAACTGATGATCGGCCTTTACTGTCGAGGCCAGCATGGGGCAAAAGAGCCGTGTGAGAGCTGCCGGGAGCTTGCCGGCTATGCCGAGGCGCGGATCAGGGGTTGTCGTTACGGAGAAAAGAAACCTGCCTGCAGCCAATGCCCGATCCATTGCTACAAGAAGGAGATGCGGGGGCGGATCACCGAGGTGATGCGTTTTGCGGGGCCAAGAATGACCTGGCGTCACCCCCTTCTGGCCATTCAGCACCTGGCAGGCAGGAAGGGCAGTTACGAGCGGTAA
- a CDS encoding adenylosuccinate synthase, protein MANTVIVGAQWGDEGKGKVVDIYSEKADVVARFQGGNNAGHTLVIGGRQIIMHLIPSGILHAGKICMIGNGVVIDPGVLIKELDGLREQGLLPADVRLYVSEKAHVIMPYHRRIDVARESHGVGKKIGTTGRGIGPCYEDKISRVGIRICDLLDEEVFREILIRNIEEKNFYLTKLFGEEPLDGEAIFAEYRSYSEKIRPLVADCSLILQKEMNKGSNILFEGAQGSHLDIDHGTFPYVTSSNTVSGNAACGTGVGPAAIQNVIGICKAYTTRVGEGPFPTELKDAVGERLQQVGQEFGATTGRKRRCGWLDTVLVRHSIRLSGITGIALTKLDVLTGIEKIKVCTEYRSANAEFTESVPANLRVLASCQPVYEELDGWTEDIRKAKKMEDLPKNTRRYIERLEEITGVPMALVSVGPDREETISLYDPFSG, encoded by the coding sequence ATGGCAAATACAGTTATCGTTGGCGCCCAGTGGGGCGATGAGGGAAAGGGAAAGGTTGTCGATATTTATTCCGAAAAGGCCGACGTCGTCGCGAGATTTCAAGGCGGCAACAACGCCGGCCACACCCTCGTTATCGGAGGCAGACAAATCATCATGCATCTCATCCCCTCAGGGATACTCCACGCCGGAAAGATCTGCATGATCGGAAACGGCGTCGTCATTGATCCGGGGGTACTGATCAAAGAACTGGACGGTCTGCGGGAACAGGGCCTCCTGCCGGCTGATGTCCGGCTTTACGTCAGCGAAAAGGCGCATGTCATCATGCCTTACCACCGCAGGATTGATGTAGCCCGTGAATCCCACGGCGTCGGCAAGAAAATCGGCACTACCGGCCGCGGCATCGGACCGTGCTATGAGGACAAAATCTCAAGGGTCGGCATCCGCATCTGCGATCTTCTCGATGAAGAGGTTTTCAGGGAAATACTGATTCGAAACATCGAAGAAAAAAACTTCTATCTGACTAAACTCTTCGGCGAAGAACCGCTCGACGGTGAGGCAATATTCGCGGAGTACCGCTCCTACAGCGAAAAAATCAGGCCGCTCGTGGCCGATTGCTCGCTCATTTTGCAAAAGGAGATGAACAAGGGGAGTAATATCCTCTTCGAAGGCGCACAGGGCTCCCATCTTGATATCGACCACGGCACCTTCCCATATGTAACATCTTCCAACACCGTTTCCGGCAATGCCGCCTGCGGCACAGGAGTAGGACCAGCGGCCATTCAGAATGTTATTGGAATATGCAAGGCTTACACAACAAGGGTTGGAGAAGGACCCTTTCCCACCGAGTTGAAAGACGCGGTTGGGGAGAGACTGCAGCAGGTCGGCCAGGAATTCGGCGCGACAACCGGCCGTAAGCGCCGTTGCGGCTGGCTCGACACTGTTCTGGTTCGCCATTCAATCCGCCTTTCGGGGATTACCGGCATCGCCCTGACAAAACTCGACGTCCTGACCGGAATTGAGAAAATAAAGGTCTGCACTGAATATAGATCAGCAAATGCGGAGTTCACCGAATCCGTCCCCGCCAATTTGCGGGTTCTTGCCTCCTGCCAGCCTGTTTACGAAGAGCTGGACGGCTGGACGGAAGACATCCGGAAGGCAAAAAAAATGGAAGACCTTCCCAAAAATACGAGACGCTATATCGAACGGCTGGAAGAGATAACCGGCGTGCCGATGGCTCTTGTCTCCGTAGGCCCCGACCGCGAAGAAACGATCTCCCTTTACGACCCCTTCTCCGGTTAA
- the groES gene encoding co-chaperone GroES, with the protein MKIRPLQDRLIVKRVDEEEKSKGGIIIPDTAKEKPMEGLVVAVGKGKKTDEGKLIPMDVKEGNRVLFGKYSGTEVKIDGQELLIMREDDILGILEK; encoded by the coding sequence GTGAAAATCAGACCATTGCAGGACAGATTGATCGTCAAGCGCGTTGACGAGGAAGAGAAAAGCAAGGGGGGAATAATAATTCCCGATACCGCAAAGGAGAAGCCTATGGAGGGCTTGGTAGTTGCGGTAGGCAAAGGCAAGAAAACCGATGAAGGCAAATTGATCCCGATGGATGTCAAAGAGGGCAACAGGGTTCTGTTCGGGAAGTACTCCGGCACCGAGGTCAAAATTGACGGCCAGGAGCTTTTAATCATGCGCGAGGATGATATCCTCGGTATCCTTGAAAAATAA
- a CDS encoding enoyl-CoA hydratase-related protein, with amino-acid sequence MTYKTLLVEIRQGVGVIWMNRPERQNALDATMIKELEEAFSLLDADQEVRIVVLAGAGACFCAGADRERLQELAENSLEKNRLDAMSLAKLLQTIHNLSKPTIARVTGFAVNGGAALVAACDMAVSDYNAEFGLSDLRFGLLPTTIVPYLLKAVGERTARHWFLSGELFAAAEAYRTGLLTDITPAEELDARINELIGKIIQGAPNAQACLKDWLRSTAGDPITPGLCEDSALRFANACAGEEFQRGLADLLAKRKPHWLLKKKKAAPKTNRPQNEKKPKAAIKPGRK; translated from the coding sequence ATGACTTACAAAACATTGCTGGTGGAAATAAGACAGGGTGTGGGGGTCATCTGGATGAACCGTCCGGAGAGGCAAAATGCGCTCGACGCAACAATGATCAAGGAGCTTGAGGAAGCCTTCTCGTTGCTGGATGCCGATCAGGAAGTTCGCATCGTCGTTCTCGCCGGAGCGGGTGCGTGCTTCTGTGCCGGCGCGGACAGGGAAAGGCTGCAGGAACTCGCCGAAAACAGTTTGGAAAAAAATCGCCTTGACGCGATGAGCCTGGCAAAACTGCTGCAGACCATCCATAACCTCTCCAAGCCGACGATCGCCCGCGTTACTGGTTTTGCAGTCAATGGCGGTGCAGCGCTTGTTGCCGCCTGCGATATGGCGGTTAGCGACTATAATGCGGAGTTTGGGCTTTCTGATCTGCGTTTCGGCCTGCTTCCAACCACGATTGTCCCCTATTTGCTCAAAGCGGTGGGAGAACGGACGGCGCGCCACTGGTTCCTCTCAGGCGAACTTTTTGCCGCCGCCGAGGCCTACCGCACCGGGCTCTTGACCGACATCACCCCTGCGGAGGAGCTCGACGCCCGGATTAACGAGTTGATCGGTAAAATCATTCAGGGCGCCCCCAACGCCCAGGCTTGCCTCAAGGATTGGCTGCGGTCAACGGCTGGGGACCCGATTACCCCCGGACTGTGCGAAGACAGCGCCCTTCGTTTTGCCAACGCCTGCGCCGGCGAGGAATTTCAACGGGGGCTCGCCGATCTTCTCGCCAAGCGCAAACCTCACTGGCTGCTCAAAAAGAAAAAGGCTGCCCCCAAAACGAATCGTCCGCAGAATGAAAAGAAGCCAAAAGCAGCGATAAAGCCTGGACGTAAATAA
- the galE gene encoding UDP-glucose 4-epimerase GalE yields MILVTGGAGYIGSHTCIELIAAGFELVAFDNLSNASSASLQRLETITGKIVPFVKGDIRSHADLAGVFDNYQPEAVIHFAGLKAVGESVTEPLLYYNNNLTGTICLLETMQEFGCKTIVFSSSATVYGDPHTTPIREDFPLAATNPYGRTKLMIEEMLGDLFTADNTWRIARLRYFNPVGAHASGLIGEDPHGIPNNLMPYISQVAVGKRAKLNVFGGDYDTPDGTGVRDYIHVVDLARGHLKALEALTAQPRLLTVNLGTGKGYSVLEMVRAFEKSSGREVPYEIVARRPGDVAKCYADPSLAKSLLGWEAQFDLERMCSDSWRWQSMNPNGYADAN; encoded by the coding sequence ATGATTCTGGTAACCGGCGGGGCGGGGTACATTGGTTCACATACCTGCATTGAGTTGATCGCGGCAGGCTTTGAACTGGTGGCGTTCGACAATTTGAGCAACGCCTCTTCAGCGTCATTGCAGCGGCTCGAAACCATTACCGGGAAAATCGTCCCCTTCGTCAAGGGCGATATTCGGTCGCATGCAGATCTGGCGGGTGTTTTCGACAATTATCAGCCTGAGGCGGTGATTCATTTTGCCGGGCTGAAAGCGGTGGGAGAATCGGTAACGGAACCGCTCCTTTATTACAACAACAATCTGACCGGCACAATTTGTCTATTGGAAACGATGCAGGAGTTCGGATGCAAAACCATCGTCTTCAGCTCATCGGCAACGGTATATGGCGATCCGCATACGACTCCGATCAGAGAGGATTTTCCGCTTGCGGCGACCAACCCTTACGGGCGCACCAAGCTGATGATCGAGGAGATGCTCGGCGATCTGTTCACTGCGGATAATACTTGGCGGATTGCGCGGCTGCGTTATTTCAATCCGGTCGGGGCGCACGCAAGCGGTCTGATCGGCGAGGACCCGCACGGGATTCCCAACAATCTGATGCCGTATATCTCTCAGGTGGCAGTCGGCAAACGGGCCAAGTTGAACGTCTTTGGCGGTGATTATGACACCCCGGACGGAACCGGCGTGCGGGACTATATTCATGTTGTTGATCTGGCCCGAGGACATCTGAAGGCGCTGGAGGCACTGACGGCTCAGCCGCGGCTGCTGACAGTCAATCTGGGAACCGGTAAGGGTTACTCCGTGCTGGAGATGGTAAGGGCCTTTGAAAAGTCCTCCGGCCGCGAGGTGCCGTATGAAATAGTGGCGCGGCGTCCGGGCGACGTCGCCAAATGCTACGCCGATCCTTCACTGGCAAAATCATTGCTCGGCTGGGAGGCGCAGTTCGACCTCGAGCGAATGTGCAGCGACTCCTGGCGCTGGCAATCAATGAATCCAAACGGCTATGCTGATGCCAATTAA